The following coding sequences lie in one Rhodohalobacter barkolensis genomic window:
- a CDS encoding septal ring lytic transglycosylase RlpA family protein has product MYRVFKQLLLLSFAVLFISSCGITRKGSAPDRADYSDFSPGSAIESGVASWYGPNFHGKLTANGETYNMDGLTAAHRSLPFNTVVQVENKGNGKTVIVRINDRGPYADNRIIDLSRKAAREIDMIDAGTANVEVFLVEEGDRPLSDQNLGSIETFTVQLASFNSRNEAENFLNQISGARVETVPVAGDTVYRIYYGTYDDPDDARSAMQRLRQQGFDGFVKQTQN; this is encoded by the coding sequence ATGTACCGGGTTTTTAAACAATTACTACTCCTCTCTTTTGCAGTCTTATTTATTTCGTCCTGTGGAATTACCCGAAAAGGTTCCGCACCCGATCGTGCGGATTACTCTGATTTTTCACCCGGTTCAGCAATTGAGTCCGGTGTAGCCAGCTGGTACGGCCCTAACTTTCATGGAAAACTTACTGCAAACGGTGAAACCTACAATATGGATGGTTTAACTGCGGCACATCGAAGTCTTCCATTTAACACAGTTGTTCAGGTCGAAAATAAAGGAAATGGTAAAACTGTTATTGTCAGAATTAACGACAGGGGGCCCTATGCAGATAATAGAATTATAGATTTATCCCGCAAAGCTGCGCGGGAAATTGACATGATTGATGCCGGTACTGCGAATGTAGAAGTTTTCCTGGTTGAAGAGGGGGATCGGCCTTTGTCTGATCAAAACCTAGGCAGTATTGAAACGTTTACCGTACAACTTGCATCATTTAATTCCCGTAATGAAGCTGAAAATTTTCTAAACCAAATATCAGGTGCAAGAGTTGAGACTGTACCTGTTGCCGGTGATACCGTTTACAGAATTTACTATGGCACATATGATGATCCCGATGATGCCCGCTCTGCCATGCAACGCCTCAGACAGCAAGGGTTTGATGGTTTTGTGAAGCAGACACAGAACTAA